The DNA region TGGATAAAAGCTCTCCAGCTTTGCATATTTTGCAAAACATTCGTGATGAGGCACATCGGTTTGCGATTACTTACCATCGCAAACTGCGCGATAAACGCAATGTAACGTCTATTTTAGAACATATTAGCGGAATTGGGGCAACGCGCCGTAAGGCATTAATGCAGTATTTTAAAAGTATCGAAGAAATAAAAAAAGCGAGTATTGAACAGTTAAAACAAGCGCCAGGAATAAATAATAGTAGTGCGCAACTAGTATATAATTTTTTTCATAAACGTGACTTATAAAATAAAATTAGCCCTAATAGTTGCAAATGCACCCTAAGGTTAGAATCCTAACTTTAGGGTGCATTTGTCTATAGGGGCTAATTTAGAATTTAGATATCTAAAAGTACAACTTGTTTTTCGACTAAGGTTTTGGGAATATCGATTAAGCGCTGGTTATTAGAACCACGAAATGGCAAGTAAAGATTACGTTCAGCCATAATAAATGGACCATCGATTAAAACGTCAAAACTTGAGATGATTGCCCAAGTAGCGACTTCTTCAAAGCTAAAGCCAGTATAAACCCAAATATTTAAATCAGGTTTAGCCTTGCGTAATAGATAAATTACATCCATTAAATCATCGGCTTGACTTAATGGTTCACCACCACTAAAAGTTATGCCGCGATGAATAGGGGTTAAATAGCGGAGAATTTCATCGGCTAATTCAGTGGCTGTATATTCTTCGCCACCATCAAAGGGGATTAATTTCTCGTTGTGACAACCCGGACAATGTCGAGGACATCCTTGGAGAAAAACTACGGTGCGGATACCAACCCCATCAACAACTGATTCGGGTAAAATACTTGCTACTTTAAGCAAAAAATCACCTCCTAAATTTTTAAACGTGATTTACGCGATCGTGCAATTCACACCGTTTAGCATCATTGAAATTATTAATTGTACTGAGATAGCCAGTTATACGGCGCACGCGGCGTACATGATCATCTGAACAATTCGGACAATAATCTTGGTTTATTACCCCTAAGTAACCGCAGTTTTCGCAAAAATCTACAGGAAAATTAATCCCAACATAACCGCAATCTGATTCTTGCATATGGCGTAACATATCTTCGACAGCTGTTAAATTGTTTATTGGGGGAGAACTAAATTCTACATAAGCGATATGACCAGCATTAGCGTATTTATGAAATTTACCCTCGATTTTCATTTTATCATAAGCACTTATTTTATAGGCAACTGGCACATGGAAAGAGTTTGTATAGTAGTCTTTGTCAGTAACACCGGGAATAAGACCATATTCTTTTTGATCTATTTTTAAAAAGCGACCAGAAAGACCCTCGGCTGGTGTAGCAATAAGTGTATAGTTTAGGTCGTATTTGTCGGCCATTTTATCGGTTTTATTACGCATGAAAGCAATTATTTCCTCACCTAAACTTAGCGAATCGCCACTTTCGGCATGATGATGACCAGTAAGTGAAGTTAAAGCTTCAGCCAGACCGATAAATCCAATGGAGAGAGTCCCGTGCTTGATTGCTTTTTCGACCGTGTCATTTGGTCCAAGATTTTCAGAACCTAAATATAAATGCTGGCCCATTAAAAAGGGCAAATCAGATACGCGTAAATTAGCCTGTACTTGATAACGATGATATAACTGTTCGCCAATTAAATCAAGCATTTCATCGAGATATTCATAGAATTTCATAATGTTTTTTTCGGCGCGAATAGCAAGCCGAGGTAAATTTAAAGTTGTAAAAGAAAGATTGCCGCGTCCATCGGTCACAGCTTCGCCAAAACGATCAGAAATAACGCGGGTTCTGCAACCCATATAAGAAACTTCGCCATTATAAGGGGCGTTGAAAGTTGTATCCATAAAGCTGAAAGTTGGATTTAAACGTTGGGCAGCAACACGGATTGCTAATTTATATAAATCATAATTAGGATCAGTAGGATTCATATTAACGCCTTTTTTAACTCGGAAAATAATATTGGGGAATATTGGGTTTTCACCACGGCCCAGACCTTTTTCATAAGCTAAAAGCAAATTTTTCACGACTTTGCGACCTTCGGGACTGGTTTCTAAACCAAGATTTAGGCTAGAAAAAGGTACTTGGGCTCCAGCTCGGGAGTGCATACTGTTTAAATTATAGATAAGTGCTTCCATTGCTTGGAAAACTTGTTCATCTGTGGCATCCTTCATATAAGGAGCTATATCGCGGTCGAAAAATCCGAACGACTGTCCACCGAACATATCATTTTGAGAACTTTGCAAAATGATAGCGGCGAGGGCAGTAGCAGAATTAGGACGTTTTGGAGGGCGGATATAGCCATGACCATTATTAAATCCATTAGCGAGAAGTTTTTTCAAAGGAATATTGACACAATTAAACGTTTTGCCGTAAAAATCTAAGTCGTGAATGTGAATATCACCACGTTTGTGCGCTAATGCCATTTTTTCAGGAATTAGTCGATTTAGATAATATTCCTTGCTTGCGGCACTAGCAATTTGAAGCATTTTAGCAGAAGGAGAATTAGAAATATTAGCATTATCGCGATTAGTTTCAACCAAGATTTCCGCAACTGTATCCATCAGATCGGATTTGGCGTCTCGAATAGCTGTACGTTTAGCGCGATACAGAATGTAAGCTTTAGCAGTGCGGGCATGACCGCTTTCAATAAGAATTTTTTCAACTGCATCTTGAATGTCTTCTACGCCACAATTACCGTCAGGAAATTGCAATTTTATAAACTTTAAAACATTTATAGTTAATTCCAAAGCTAATTGCTTGTCTACGCCACCTACAGATTTAGCAGCTTTAAAAATAGCCTCAGTTATTTTACTTTCATTAAAAGGGACTACACGTCCATCACGTTTTTTTATAGTTATAAGCATTTAATATCTCTCTCCTCATTTTATAAAACTTAGTTAAAATAGTAAGCTATTGCTTAGCCAGCTTTTGAATTTCTTGCATGAAATTATTAACATCAGCAAATTGGCGATATACAGAAGCAAACCGCACATATGCTACTTGATCAATATTTATCAACTGTTGCATTACTATTTCACCGATAACATCGCTGGAAACCTCGCGTTCGTATTTTTGCCTGATACTTTGCTCAATGTCACCAACTATTACTAAAATTTCATCCATAGAAATAGTACGTTTTTCGAAAGATTTAATAAGACCGTTAAGAATCTTTTGAGAATTGAACTGTTCACGACGACCATCTTTTTTTACGACGACCAAAGGGATTTCTTCAGTTTTTTCAAAAGTAGTGAAACGTTTTAGACAATTAGGACACTCTCTTCTGCGTTTAATGCAACGACCATCATTTACAACACGAGTATCGCTAACGCGAGTATCTAAGAATTGGCAAAAAGGACAACGCATGATCTGATTACACCTTCTTTGCTAAAAAATTATATTTACTGCCTCTAAAATTATAGCACAAAAACGAATGAATTCAACTAGATATTGATAAAAATAGGATTAAAAACACAATATATAGTATGAGAGTGGCTTAATAGGCTGAGCTTGAAAATGGGAGAATAAAAGAAAGGAATATGAAATAAAAAATAGACAGAAAAAGATAGAAAAAATGCAGTAAATACAGGAAATGCAAATTAACAATTGCTAAAGTCGTATAAAAGAAGAATAGTGAATTTGACATAAAAATAGCTAAATGATATTATATAGAAGTCGCAAACAGCGGCTTAAAAATATAAAGTATGTTCCTTGAAAACTGAACAATGTAAGATAAATAAAATGTGCGGGACAAACGAGTATGGAATACAATTCAAAGTACAACAAGTTGTTCTTTGAAATTGCATAAGCGAAATGCAGTTTACTGCGTAAGCGCATCCTGCTTAAAGTCAAAACAAAACAAGAAAAGTTTTAAAAATCACAAACAAATAGGTAGAATGAGCAGATTAGCTTTTTCAATAAATATATTGGAGAGTTTGATCCTGGCTCAGGACGAACGCTGGCGGCGTGCCTAACACATGCAAGTCGAACGGAGAATTAGCAATAATTCTTAGTGGCGAACGGGTGAGTAACGCGTGGGCAATCTGCCCTCTAGATGGGGACAACATTCCGAAAGGAGTGCTAATACCGAATGTGTTCAGNNANNTGCATANNTTGCTGAANAAAGATGGCCTCTATTTATAAGCTATCGCTAGAGGATGAGCCTGCGTCTGATTAGCTAGTTGGTGGGGTAATGGCTCACCAAGGCGACGATCAGTAGCCGGTCTGAGAGGATGAACGGCCACACTGGGACTGAGACACGGCCCAGACTCCTACGGGAGGCAGCAGTGGGGAATCTTCCGCAATGGACGAAAGTCTGACGGAGCAACGCCGCGTGAACGAAGAAGGCNTTCGGGTCGTAAAGTTCTGTTGTTAGGGAAGAATGTGCTTCTTGTAAATAATGAGAAGTAATGACGGTACCTAAAGAGGAAGCCACGGCTAACTACGTGCCAGCAGCCGCGGTAATACGTAGGTGGCGAGCGTTGTCCGGAATTATTGGGCGTAAAGAGCATGTAGGTGGGAATGTAAGTCTGTTGTTAAAATGCGGGGCTCAACCCCGTATTGCACTGGAAACTACATTTCTTGAGTGCAGGAGAGGAAAGGGGAATTCCCAGTGTAGCGGTGAAATGCGTAGATATTGGGAGGAACACCAGTGGCGAAGGCGCCTTTCTGGACTGTGTCTGACACTGAGATGCGAAAGCTAGGGGAGCGAACGGGATTAGATNCCCCGGTAGTCCTAGCCGTAAACGATGGGTACTAGGTGTAGGAGGTATCGACCCCTTCTGTGCCGGAGTTAACGCAATAAGTACCCCGCCTGGGGAGTACGGCCGCAAGGTTGAAACTCAAAGGAATTGACGGGGGCCCGCACAAGCGGTGGAGTATGTGGTTTAATTCGACGCAACGCGAAGAACCTTACCAAGGCTTGACATCAACTGAAAGATATAGAGATATATCCCTCTCTTCGGAGACAGGAAGACAGGTGGTGCATGGCTGTCGTCAGCTCGTGTCGTGAGATGTTGGGTTAAGTCCCGCAACGAGCGCAACCCCTATCCTATGTTGCCAGCATTAAGTTGGGGACTCATGGGAGACTGCCAGGGACAACCTGGAGGAAGGCGGGGATGACGTCAAGTCATCATGCCCCTTATGCCTTGGGCTACACACGTACTACAATGGTTGGAAACAGAGGGCAGCAAGACCGCAAGGTGGAGCAAATCCCAGAAACCCAATCTCAGTTCGGATTGTGGGCTGAAACTCGCCCACATGAAGTTGGAATCGCTAGTAATCGCAGGTCAGCATACTGCGGTGAATACGTTCCCGGGCCTTGTACACACCGCCCGTCACACCACGAAAGTTGATTACACCCGAAGTCGGTGAGGTAACCGTAAGGAGCCAGCCGCCTAAGGTGGGGTCGATGATTGGGGTGAAGTCGTAACAAGGTAGCCGTATCGGAAGGTGCGGCTGGATCACCTCCTTTCTATGGAGACTATGCAAAGACTGAGGTCTTTAGCAAAACTCTGGTCGACGCACATTTTATGACTGAACGGATCAATTTTGATAGCAGCAGTACTTACATTGTTTGGTTTTGAAGGAACAACCTAACAGACTATTATGGGCCTATAGCTCAGCTGGTTAGAGCGCACGCCTGATAAGCGTGAGGTCAGTGGTTCAAGTCCACTTAGGCCCACCATTTATGTATAGTCTTTTTGTTTTTCCTGATAAAATATGGGGGCGTAGCTCAGCTGGGAGAGCACCTGCCTTGCAAGCAGGGGGTCAGCGGTTCGATCCCGCTCGTCTCCACCATTAAAAAAAGCAGAATAGTGCAAGTATTTTCTTTTGTAGTTGCTTAGCAATTATATGAGAAGATGTATGAATAAGCCTGAATTTTATTATTATCTAAATTCAGCGGTCTGCTTAAAGCTCTTTGAAAACTTCACAGAAAGATTAAAACCTCTTTTTTATGTGTAAAAACATAACGAGAAAAACGAGAAAACAAACTAGCATACCAAAAATGCAAATTAGTCAAGTTACTAAGGGCATACGGTGGATGCCTAGGCGCCAAGAGCCGATGAAGGACGCGATAAGCTGCGAAAAGCTATGGGGAGTCGCAAATAGACATTGATCCATAGATGTCCGAATGGGGAAACCCAACAGTGGTCATGCACTGTTATCCGAAAGGAAGGGAACCTGGGGAACTGAAACATCTAAGTACCCGGAGGAAAAGAAATCAAACGAGATACCCCAAGTAGCGGCGAGCGAACGGGGCATAGCCCAAACCAAGAAGCTACGGCTTTTTGGGGTTGAGGACTAGCAAGAAGATGGTCAGGCTTAGCTAAATTACCTGGAAAGGTAAGCCGCAGAGAGTAAAAGCCTCGTAAGCGAAAAGCAGAGCCATCGGGCTAGTATCCAGAGTACCACGGGACACGAGGAATCCTGTGGGAAGCAGGGGGGACCACCCTCCAAGGCTAAACACTCCTTGGCGACCGATAGCGTATAGTACCGTGAGGGAAAGGTGAAAAGAACCCCGGGAGGGGAGTGAAAAAGTACCTGAA from Succinispira mobilis DSM 6222 includes:
- the nrdG gene encoding anaerobic ribonucleoside-triphosphate reductase activating protein, whose amino-acid sequence is MLKVASILPESVVDGVGIRTVVFLQGCPRHCPGCHNEKLIPFDGGEEYTATELADEILRYLTPIHRGITFSGGEPLSQADDLMDVIYLLRKAKPDLNIWVYTGFSFEEVATWAIISSFDVLIDGPFIMAERNLYLPFRGSNNQRLIDIPKTLVEKQVVLLDI
- the nrdD gene encoding anaerobic ribonucleoside-triphosphate reductase, with amino-acid sequence MLITIKKRDGRVVPFNESKITEAIFKAAKSVGGVDKQLALELTINVLKFIKLQFPDGNCGVEDIQDAVEKILIESGHARTAKAYILYRAKRTAIRDAKSDLMDTVAEILVETNRDNANISNSPSAKMLQIASAASKEYYLNRLIPEKMALAHKRGDIHIHDLDFYGKTFNCVNIPLKKLLANGFNNGHGYIRPPKRPNSATALAAIILQSSQNDMFGGQSFGFFDRDIAPYMKDATDEQVFQAMEALIYNLNSMHSRAGAQVPFSSLNLGLETSPEGRKVVKNLLLAYEKGLGRGENPIFPNIIFRVKKGVNMNPTDPNYDLYKLAIRVAAQRLNPTFSFMDTTFNAPYNGEVSYMGCRTRVISDRFGEAVTDGRGNLSFTTLNLPRLAIRAEKNIMKFYEYLDEMLDLIGEQLYHRYQVQANLRVSDLPFLMGQHLYLGSENLGPNDTVEKAIKHGTLSIGFIGLAEALTSLTGHHHAESGDSLSLGEEIIAFMRNKTDKMADKYDLNYTLIATPAEGLSGRFLKIDQKEYGLIPGVTDKDYYTNSFHVPVAYKISAYDKMKIEGKFHKYANAGHIAYVEFSSPPINNLTAVEDMLRHMQESDCGYVGINFPVDFCENCGYLGVINQDYCPNCSDDHVRRVRRITGYLSTINNFNDAKRCELHDRVNHV
- the nrdR gene encoding transcriptional regulator NrdR, with amino-acid sequence MRCPFCQFLDTRVSDTRVVNDGRCIKRRRECPNCLKRFTTFEKTEEIPLVVVKKDGRREQFNSQKILNGLIKSFEKRTISMDEILVIVGDIEQSIRQKYEREVSSDVIGEIVMQQLINIDQVAYVRFASVYRQFADVNNFMQEIQKLAKQ